A genomic region of Gossypium hirsutum isolate 1008001.06 chromosome D01, Gossypium_hirsutum_v2.1, whole genome shotgun sequence contains the following coding sequences:
- the LOC121214082 gene encoding transcription termination factor MTERF15, mitochondrial: MASRVSNYVHFETPEKPDSLIAFLENHGFSNTQIVNLIKRQPLLLLFDAEKSLSPKLEFLYSIGFSRPELAKLLSNYPRLLASSLEKQIIPSFDLLRNLFQSHDKTIKAIKRYTGIIAYDPESYLYPNMNVLRGIGVPESNILTLLNCQPRSLLFNPVRLKEIVEEVKRMGIDSSRKKFLVAVYAFRSMSKSTLENKIDVYRRWGWSDQEINEAFRRYPMCMTVSEDKIMSTMDFLVNKMGYSLTRIAKQPSFLTRSLEKRIMPRALFARELISQGLVNEFKLSVLFDTSEKVFIRMYIDRFVNKAPELLKLYKEKLKISGKKHRSEVA, from the coding sequence ATGGCTTCTCGGGTTTCAAATTATGTTCATTTTGAAACCCCTGAAAAGCCTGATTCTCTGATTGCTTTCCTGGAAAACCATGGGTTCTCGAACACCCAAATCGTAAATCTCATCAAAAGACAGCCACTGTTGCTTCTTTTTGATGCTGAGAAATCCCTTTCGCCCAAATTAGAGTTTCTTTACTCTATAGGTTTTTCAAGGCCTGAGCTTGCTAAACTCTTGAGTAACTATCCTCGTCTGTTGGCATCTAGTTTAGAGAAACAAATTATCCCTTCATTTGATTTACTCAGGAACTTGTTTCAATCTCATGATAAGACTATAAAGGCTATAAAACGATATACCGGTATTATTGCCTATGATCCTGAGTCGTATTTGTATCCGAATATGAATGTTTTGAGAGGAATTGGAGTCCCCGAATCGAATATCCTTACGCTGCTTAACTGTCAGCCTAGATCGCTTTTGTTTAATCCGGTTCGGCTTAAGGAGATTGTGGAGGAAGTCAAAAGAATGGGGATTGATTCTTCGAGGAAGAAGTTTCTTGTTGCGGTTTACGCTTTCAGATCAATGAGCAAATCCACATTAGAGAATAAGATTGATGTTTATAGGAGATGGGGTTGGTCTGACCAAGAGATTAACGAAGCTTTCCGGAGGTATCCAATGTGTATGACGGTTTCAGAGGATAAAATCATGTCTACAATGGATTTTCTGGTGAACAAAATGGGCTACAGTTTGACTCGCATTGCCAAACAACCGAGTTTCTTAACACGGAGCTTAGAGAAGAGGATTATGCCGAGGGCATTGTTTGCTCGAGAATTGATATCACAAGGTTTggttaatgaatttaaattgtctGTATTGTTTGACACATCGGAAAAGGTGTTCATTAGAATGTATATTGACCGTTTCGTAAACAAAGCACCCGAGCTCTTGAAGCTTTACAAAGAAAAACTTAAGATTTCAGGAAAAAAACATAGAAGTGAGGTGGCATAG
- the LOC107936118 gene encoding uncharacterized protein: MFYFIIRTSFVHGRQTIAASQSSNLLIFEGSIGLRLFSNSSNGHSFTVSYLINKCGFSPELASRVSKSVHFETPEKPDSLIVFLENHGFSQTQIVNLIKRQPTLLLSHTEKTLLPKLEFLYSVGFSRLELAKLLSSYPHLLKYSLKKQIIPSFNLLRDLFQSDDKTIKAIKRFAGILAYDFESYLYPNMNVLRGIGVPESNILMLLNRHPRIFLYNPVLLKEIVEEVKGMGINSSRKKFLAAVHALTSMSKSTLEKKFDVYRRWGWSDQEIHEAFQRYPSCITASEDKIMAIMDFLVNKMGYNSTLIAKQSSVLSRSLRVIVPRALFAQELLSQGLVNDLKLSVLFDTSEKVFIRMFVDRFVNKAPDLLKLYKEKLKISEKKLEVS, encoded by the coding sequence ATGTTTTATTTCATCATTAGAACTAGTTTTGTTCATGGGAGGCAAACCATTGCAGCCTCTCAAAGTTCCAATCTTTTAATCTTTGAAGGATCAATTGGTCTTAGATTATTCTCCAATAGCTCAAATGGACACTCATTTACGGTTTCATACCTTATAAACAAATGTGGGTTCTCCCCAGAATTGGCTTCTCGGGTTTCAAAATCTGTTCATTTTGAAACTCCTGAAAAGCCTGATTCTCTGATTGTTTTCCTGGAAAATCATGGGTTTTCACAAACCCAAATCGTAAACCTCATCAAAAGACAGCCGACTTTGCTTCTTTCTCATACTGAGAAAACCCTTTTGCCCAAATTAGAGTTTCTTTACTCTGTAGGTTTTTCAAGGCTTGAGCTTGCTAAACTCTTGAGTAGCTATCCTCATCTACTGAAATATAGTTTAAAGAAACAAATTATCCCTTCGTTTAATTTACTGAGGGACTTGTTTCAATCCGATGATAAGACTATCAAGGCTATAAAACGATTTGCTGGTATTCTTGCCTATGATTTCGAGTCATATTTGTATCCGAATATGAATGTTTTGAGAGGAATTGGAGTCCCTGAATCGAATATCCTTATGCTGCTTAACCGTCATCCTCGAATATTTTTGTATAATCCGGTTCTGCTTAAGGAGATTGTGGAGGAAGTCAAAGGAATGGGAATTAATTCTTCAAGGAAGAAGTTTCTTGCTGCGGTTCACGCTTTGACATCAATGAGCAAATCCACACTAGAGAAGAAATTTGATGTATATAGGAGATGGGGTTGGTCGGACCAAGAGATTCATGAAGCTTTTCAAAGGTATCCGTCGTGTATTACTGCTTCAGAGGATAAGATCATGGCTATAATGGACTTTCTCGTGAACAAAATGGGCTACAATTCGACTCTTATTGCCAAACAATCAAGTGTTTTAAGTCGGAGCTTAAGGGTTATTGTTCCGAGGGCATTGTTTGCTCAAGAATTGTTATCACAAGGTTTGGTTAATGACTTAAAATTGTCCGTATTGTTTGACACATCGGAAAAGGTGTTCATTAGGATGTTTGTTGACCGTTTTGTAAACAAAGCACCCGATCTCTTGAAGCTTTACAAAGAAAAACTTaagatttcagaaaaaaaattggaAGTGAGTTAG
- the LOC107936116 gene encoding uncharacterized protein → MFYFIIRTSFVHGRQTIAASQSSNLFIFKRPIGLRLFSNSSNGHSFTVSYLTNKCGFSPALASRVSNFVHFETPEKPDSLIVFLENHGFSQTQIANLIKRQPRFLLSDTEKTLLPKLEFLYSIGFSRPELAKLLSSHPHLLKYSLKKQIIPSFNLLRDLFQSDDKTIKAIKRFAGILVNYSKSYLYPNMNVLRGIGVPESNILMLLNRHPRTFLYSPVRLKEIVEEVKGMGIDSSTKKFLVAVLALRSMSKSTLEKKFDVYRRWGWSDQEIREAFQRYPPCIAVSEDKIMAIMDFLVNKMGYNSTLIAKQSSVLSRSLRIIVPRALFAQELLSQGLVNDFKLSVLFDTSEKVFIRMFVDRFVNKAPDLLKLYKEKLKISEKKLEVS, encoded by the coding sequence ATGTTTTATTTCATCATTAGAACTAGTTTTGTTCATGGGAGACAAACCATTGCAGCCTCTCAAAGTTCCAATCTTTTCATCTTTAAACGACCAATTGGTCTTAGATTATTCTCCAATAGCTCAAATGGACACTCATTTACGGTTTCATACCTTACAAATAAATGCGGGTTCTCCCCGGCATTGGCTTCTCGGGTTTcaaattttgttcattttgaaaCCCCTGAAAAGCCTGATTCTCTGATTGTTTTCCTGGAAAATCATGGGTTTTCACAAACCCAAATCGCAAATCTCATCAAAAGACAGCCAAGGTTTCTTCTTTCTGATACTGAGAAAACCCTTTTGCCCAAATTAGAGTTTCTTTACTCTATAGGTTTTTCAAGGCCTGAGCTTGCTAAACTCTTGAGTAGCCATCCTCATCTACTGAAATATAGTTTAAAGAAACAAATTATCCCCTCGTTTAATTTACTGAGGGACTTGTTTCAGTCCGATGATAAGACTATCAAGGCTATAAAACGATTTGCTGGTATTCTTGTCAATTATTCCAAGTCATATTTGTATCCGAATATGAATGTTTTGAGAGGAATTGGAGTCCCTGAATCGAATATCCTTATGCTGCTTAACCGTCATCCTCGAACGTTTTTGTATAGTCCGGTTCGACTTAAGGAGATTGTGGAGGAAGTCAAAGGAATGGGGATTGATTCTTCAACGAAGAAGTTTCTCGTGGCGGTTCTCGCTTTGAGATCAATGAGCAAATCCACACTAGAGAAGAAATTTGATGTATATAGGAGATGGGGTTGGTCGGACCAAGAGATTCGTGAAGCTTTTCAAAGGTATCCGCCATGTATTGCGGTTTCAGAGGATAAGATCATGGCTATAATGGACTTTCTTGTGAACAAAATGGGCTACAATTCGACTCTTATTGCCAAACAATCAAGTGTTTTAAGTCGGAGCTTAAGGATTATTGTTCCGAGGGCATTGTTTGCTCAAGAATTGTTATCACAAGGTTTGGTTAATGACTTCAAATTGTCCGTATTGTTTGACACATCGGAAAAGGTGTTCATTAGGATGTTTGTTGACCGTTTTGTAAACAAAGCACCCGATCTCTTGAAGCTTTACAAAGAAAAACTTaagatttcagaaaaaaaattagaagtgAGTTAG
- the LOC121202891 gene encoding transcription termination factor MTERF8, chloroplastic-like, whose product MFYSIFRTSFLHGRQAMACPQSFNLSMIKKSTTLRCFSNTSNQNSFTVSYLMNKCGFTPEFASFASKYVHFETPERPDSLFAFLENHGFSKTQILNLIKRRPRLLIYDTEKTLLPKLEFFYSIGFSRPELTKILTSYPAVLICSLKKQIIPSFNLLRNLFQSDDKAIKTIKRYGAIFVYEFERNLIPNMNVLRGIGVPESNILMLLNHQPRPLLYDQVRLKEIVEEVKRMGFDSSTKKFIDVVIALSSMSKSTLEKKFDVYRRWGWSDQEIHEAFQRYPMCMAVSEDKIMAVMDFLVNKMGYSSTLVAKQSSILRQSLEKRIVPRALFARELLSQGLVTDFKLSVLFHTSEKVFVDRFKNKAPDLLKLYKEKLNASEKKKELV is encoded by the coding sequence ATGTTTTATTCCATCTTTAGAACTAGTTTTCTTCATGGGAGGCAAGCCATGGCATGCCCTCAAAGTTTCAATCTTTCAATGATTAAAAAATCAACTACTCTTAGATGCTTCTCCAATACCTCAAATCAAAACTCGTTTACAGTTTCATACCTCATGAACAAATGTGGGTTCACCCCAGAATTTGCTTCATTTGCTTCAAAATATGTTCATTTCGAAACACCTGAAAGGCCTGATTCTCTGTTTGCTTTCCTGGAAAATCATGGGTTTTCGAAAACCCAAATCTTAAATCTCATCAAAAGAAGGCCAAGATTGCTTATTTATGATACTGAGAAAACCCTTTTGCCGAAATTGGAGTTTTTTTACTCTATAGGTTTTTCAAGGCCTGAGCTTACTAAAATCTTGACTAGCTATCCTGCAGTGTTGATATGTAGTTTAAAGAAACAAATTATCCCTTCGTTTAATTTACTGAGGAACTTGTTTCAGTCTGATGATAAGGCTATTAAGACTATAAAACGATATGGTGCTATTTTTGTGTATGAGTTTGAGAGGAATTTAATTCCCAATATGAATGTTTTGAGAGGAATTGGAGTCCCCGAATCGAATATCCTTATGCTGCTTAACCATCAGCCTAGACCGCTTTTGTATGATCAGGTTCGGCTTAAGGAGATTGTGGAGGAAGTTAAAAGAATGGGGTTTGATTCTTCGACGAAGAAGTTCATCGATGTGGTTATTGCTTTGAGTTCAATGAGCAAATCCACTCTAGAGAAGAAATTTGATGTATATAGGAGATGGGGTTGGTCGGACCAAGAGATTCATGAAGCTTTTCAAAGGTATCCTATGTGTATGGCAGTTTCTGAGGATAAGATCATGGCCGTAATGGATTTTCTGGTGAACAAAATGGGCTATAGTTCGACTCTCGTTGCCAAACAATCGAGTATTTTAAGGCAGAGTTTAGAGAAGAGGATTGTCCCCAGGGCTTTGTTTGCTCGAGAATTGTTATCACAAGGTTTGGTTACTGACTTTAAATTGTCTGTATTGTTTCACACATCGGAGAAGGTGTTTGTTGACCGTTTCAAAAACAAAGCACCCGACCTGTTGAAGCTATACAAAGAAAAACTCAATgcttcagaaaaaaaaaaggagttagTATAG
- the LOC107936119 gene encoding transcription termination factor MTERF6, chloroplastic/mitochondrial-like, with translation MAASQSFNLSIIKISTILRFISISSNGHSCTVSYLINKCGFSTELASRASSYVHFETPEKPDSLFVFLENHGFSKTQILNLIKKGPRLLVCDTEKTLLPKIEYLHSLGFSRPKLAKILSSYPSLLIRSLKNQIIPNFNLLRNLFHSDDKAIKVIKRYTPILVYDLESYLYPNMNVLRGIGVPESNILVLLNRQPRSLLYNPVRLKEIVEEAERMGFDPSTKMFLSVVIALKSMTKSTLEKKFDVYRRWGWSDQEIHEAFRRHPLCMTVSEDKVMAIMDFLVKKMGYSSTLIAKQPSILWKSFRKNIVPRALFARELLSQGLVNDLKLSVLFDTSEKVFIRMFVDRFVNKAPDLLKLYKEKLKISEKNKH, from the coding sequence ATGGCAGCCTCTCAAAGTTTCAATCTTTCAATCATTAAAATATCAACTATTCTTAGATTCATCTCCATTAGCTCAAATGGACACTCATGTACAGTTTCATACcttataaataaatgtgggtTCTCCACAGAATTGGCTTCACGGGCTTCAAGTTATGTTCATTTTGAAACCCCTGAAAAGCCTGATTCTCTGTTTGTTTTCCTGGAAAATCATGGGTTTTCGAAAACCCAAATCTTAAATCTCATAAAAAAAGGGCCAAGGTTGCTTGTTTGTGATACTGAGAAAACTCTTTTGCCCAAAATAGAGTATCTTCACTCCTTAGGTTTTTCAAGGCCAAAGCTTGCTAAAATCTTGAGTAGCTATCCTTCATTGTTGATTCGTAGTTTAAAGAACCAAATTATCCCTAATTTTAATTTACTGAGGAACTTATTTCACTCTGATGATAAGGCTATTAAGGTTATAAAACGATATACCCCTATTCTTGTGTACGATTTGGAGTCGTATTTGTATCCGAATATGAATGTTTTGAGAGGAATTGGAGTCCCCGAATCGAATATCCTTGTGCTGCTTAACCGTCAGCCTAGATCACTTTTGTATAATCCGGTTCGGCTTAAGGAGATTGTGGAGGAAGCCGAAAGAATGGGGTTTGATCCTTCAACGAAGATGTTTCTCAGTGTGGTTATTGCTTTGAAATCAATGACCAAATCCACACTAGAGAAGAAGTTTGATGTTTATAGGAGATGGGGTTGGTCTGACCAAGAGATTCACGAAGCTTTCCGGAGGCATCCGTTGTGTATGACGGTTTCGGAGGATAAGGTCATGGCTATAATGGATTTTCTCGTGAAAAAAATGGGCTACAGTTCGACTCTTATTGCCAAACAACCGAGTATTTTATGGAAGAGCTTCAGGAAGAATATTGTCCCAAGGGCTCTGTTTGCTAGAGAATTGTTATCACAAGGTTTGGTTAATGACTTAAAATTGTCTGTATTGTTTGACACATCGGAAAAGGTGTTCATTAGGATGTTTGTTGACCGTTTCGTAAACAAAGCACCTGATCTCTTGAAGCTTTACAAAGAAAAACTTAAGATTTCAGAAAAAAACAAACATTAG
- the LOC107936103 gene encoding transcription termination factor MTERF6, chloroplastic/mitochondrial-like — translation MAASQSFKFSNIKISTSLRFISISSNGHSFTVSYLINKCGFSTELASWASSYVHFETPEKPDSLFVFLENHGFSRTQILNLIKKRPRLLVCDTEKTLLPKIEYLHSLGFSRPELAKILSSYPTLLMHSLKNQIIPNFNLLRNLFHSDDKAIKAIKRFTPILVYDLESYLYPNMNVLRGIGVPESNILVLLNRQPRSLLYNPVRLKEIVEEAERMGFDPSTKMFLSVVIALKSMTKSTLEKKFDVYRRWGWSDQEIHEALRRHPLCMTVSEDKVMAIMDFLVKKMGYSSTLIAKQPSILRKSFRKNIIPRALFARELLSQGLVNDLKLSVLFDTSEKVFIRMFVDRFVNKAPELLKLYKEKLKISEKKQTLEVS, via the coding sequence ATGGCAGCCTCTCaaagtttcaaattttcaaacattaaaATATCAACTAGTCTTAGATTCATCTCCATTAGCTCAAATGGACACTCATTTACAGTTTCATACCTTATAAACAAATGTGGGTTCTCCACAGAATTGGCTTCATGGGCTTCAAGTTATGTTCATTTTGAAACCCCTGAAAAGCCTGATTCTCTGTTTGTTTTCCTGGAAAATCACGGGTTTTCGAGAACCCAAATCTTAAATCTCATAAAAAAGAGGCCAAGGTTGCTTGTTTGTGATACTGAGAAAACTCTTTTGCCCAAAATAGAGTATCTTCACTCCTTAGGTTTTTCAAGGCCAGAGCTTGCTAAAATCTTGAGTAGCTATCCTACATTGTTGATGCATAGTTTAAAGAACCAAATTATCCCTAATTTTAATTTACTGAGGAACTTATTTCACTCTGATGATAAGGCTATTAAGGCTATAAAACGATTTACCCCTATTCTTGTGTACGATTTGGAGTCGTATTTGTATCCGAATATGAATGTTTTGAGAGGAATTGGAGTCCCCGAATCGAATATCCTTGTGCTGCTTAACCGTCAGCCTAGATCACTTTTGTATAATCCGGTTCGGCTTAAGGAGATTGTGGAGGAAGCCGAAAGAATGGGGTTTGATCCTTCAACGAAGATGTTTCTCAGTGTGGTTATTGCTTTGAAATCAATGACCAAATCCACACTAGAGAAGAAGTTTGATGTTTATAGGAGATGGGGTTGGTCTGACCAAGAGATTCACGAAGCTTTACGGAGGCATCCGTTGTGTATGACGGTTTCGGAGGATAAGGTCATGGCTATAATGGATTTTCTCGTGAAAAAAATGGGCTACAGTTCGACTCTTATTGCCAAACAACCGAGTATTTTGAGGAAGAGCTTCAGGAAGAATATTATCCCAAGGGCTCTGTTTGCTAGAGAATTGTTATCACAAGGTTTGGTTAATGACTTAAAATTGTCTGTATTGTTTGACACATCGGAAAAGGTGTTCATTAGGATGTTTGTTGACCGTTTCGTAAACAAAGCACCTGAGCTCTTGAAGCTTTACAAAGAAAAACTTAAGATTTCAGAAAAAAAACAAACATTAGAAGTGAGTTAG